The following are from one region of the Leptolyngbya iicbica LK genome:
- the psb28 gene encoding photosystem II reaction center protein Psb28, with protein MAVETPTVEFYDGITEEISGVSLRQDQATGDRIVLLLFEQLKAIEQFQSFRSRFSKALKLTDSEGIITIEPSGVKFIFGGPEGDDLKQVECTLTIDREDYWERFMRFMHRYAEANGMAYGEPGQS; from the coding sequence ATGGCTGTTGAAACGCCTACGGTTGAGTTCTATGACGGCATCACAGAAGAAATTAGTGGTGTGAGCCTGCGTCAAGATCAGGCGACCGGCGATCGCATTGTGCTGTTGTTGTTTGAGCAATTAAAGGCGATCGAACAGTTCCAAAGCTTTCGCAGCCGCTTTTCCAAAGCGTTGAAGCTGACTGATAGCGAAGGCATCATTACCATCGAGCCGTCCGGGGTAAAGTTCATTTTCGGCGGGCCAGAGGGCGACGATCTCAAGCAGGTGGAATGTACCCTCACCATTGATCGCGAAGATTATTGGGAACGGTTTATGCGATTTATGCATCGCTACGCCGAAGCCAATGGCATGGCCTATGGTGAACCGGGGCAAAGCTAA
- the rppA gene encoding two-component system response regulator RppA: MKILLVDDEAELAEPLSRVLTREGYQVDLAFDGQSGLQLATAQSYDLLILDWMLPHHSGLEICRQVRSQGNATPVLFLTAKDTLDDRVSGLDAGADDYIVKPFELRELLARVRALLRRPPTLEGGERSPRLQYEDLELDEANQLAYRQGQTIELSEKETQLLGYFLRHPDQVLTRSQIHQAVWADLEEPASNVLAAQMRLLRRKIEPKGTLPLIHTVYGKGYRLGR; this comes from the coding sequence ATGAAAATTTTGCTGGTGGATGACGAAGCTGAGTTGGCCGAACCGTTGAGCCGAGTCTTGACGCGCGAGGGTTATCAAGTGGACTTAGCCTTTGACGGTCAGTCAGGCTTGCAACTGGCGACGGCGCAAAGCTATGACCTGTTGATTTTAGATTGGATGCTGCCCCATCACAGTGGCCTAGAGATTTGTCGGCAAGTGCGATCGCAGGGCAACGCCACGCCAGTACTCTTTCTCACGGCCAAAGATACGCTGGACGATCGCGTGTCGGGCTTAGACGCGGGCGCTGATGACTATATTGTGAAGCCCTTTGAACTGCGGGAGCTACTGGCGCGGGTGCGGGCTTTGTTGCGGCGGCCCCCAACGTTGGAAGGTGGGGAGCGATCGCCCCGGCTCCAATATGAAGATTTGGAACTGGACGAAGCCAATCAGCTCGCTTATCGACAGGGCCAGACGATTGAACTCTCGGAAAAGGAGACGCAGCTTCTCGGCTACTTTTTGCGCCATCCGGATCAAGTGCTGACCCGCAGCCAGATTCACCAAGCCGTGTGGGCTGATCTGGAAGAGCCCGCCAGCAATGTGCTGGCTGCCCAAATGCGGTTGTTGCGTCGCAAAATTGAACCCAAGGGCACGTTGCCGCTGATTCACACGGTATATGGCAAAGGGTATCGACTCGGGCGCTAG
- a CDS encoding GGDEF domain-containing protein, translating into MAYLYLLGDAQNSMVKQQAISEPNDRIVALEQKVTDLTAANQQLRQALTDLQQAHQRLRSQLSRERLIDEIAQQIRQSLQLDAILNTAVTEVREFLDVDRVLVYRFRPDWSGIITFESIAPEATPTRYSAFEEPCFRQRYVEQYQAGRVRAIADIYTADIQECYRQLLETYQVRANLVVPILQGDNTLWGLLIAHHCRAPRQWDEFDTSLLQQLATQLGVAIRQSELYAQLQQQAITDALTQLANRRRFDQYLAEGWQQHQRRQAAIAILLLDIDFFKRYNDHYGHPQGDECLRQVSQALSQAAKRTVDLVARYGGEEFAIVLPDTDLAGAHEVATAMQAAIADLQLEHPESPFGQITLSCGVAACVPQTQDSSHCLVKAADQALYQAKASGRNCIVSAHSL; encoded by the coding sequence ATGGCATATCTATATTTGCTTGGAGATGCTCAAAATTCCATGGTGAAGCAGCAGGCGATTTCTGAACCCAACGATAGAATTGTCGCCCTGGAACAAAAAGTGACTGACCTGACCGCTGCAAATCAACAGCTGCGGCAGGCGCTGACTGATTTGCAGCAGGCGCATCAACGTTTGCGTAGCCAGTTGTCTCGCGAACGCTTGATTGATGAGATCGCGCAGCAGATTCGACAATCACTCCAGCTGGATGCCATCCTGAACACGGCTGTCACCGAAGTCCGGGAATTTTTAGACGTCGATCGCGTGCTCGTTTATCGATTTCGGCCTGACTGGAGTGGCATCATCACCTTTGAATCAATTGCTCCAGAGGCGACTCCGACTCGATACTCCGCCTTTGAAGAACCTTGCTTTCGTCAGAGGTATGTTGAGCAATATCAGGCGGGACGAGTGCGGGCGATCGCTGACATTTATACCGCCGACATTCAGGAATGCTATCGGCAACTGTTAGAAACCTATCAAGTGCGAGCCAATTTGGTGGTGCCGATTTTGCAAGGAGACAATACCCTGTGGGGTTTGCTGATTGCCCATCATTGCCGGGCTCCGCGCCAGTGGGACGAGTTTGACACCAGTTTGTTGCAGCAGTTAGCGACACAGTTGGGCGTCGCCATTCGACAATCTGAGCTCTACGCGCAATTACAACAGCAGGCGATTACGGATGCCTTGACTCAGCTCGCCAATCGCCGCCGATTTGACCAGTATTTAGCTGAGGGGTGGCAGCAACATCAGCGGCGGCAAGCAGCGATCGCTATCCTGCTGTTAGACATTGACTTTTTTAAGCGATATAACGACCACTATGGTCACCCCCAGGGAGACGAGTGCCTGCGTCAAGTGAGCCAAGCCCTGAGCCAAGCGGCCAAGCGCACAGTTGATTTGGTGGCGCGGTATGGCGGCGAAGAGTTTGCGATCGTGTTGCCCGACACTGACTTGGCCGGAGCCCACGAAGTTGCCACCGCTATGCAGGCGGCAATTGCTGATCTACAGCTTGAGCATCCTGAGTCACCCTTTGGGCAGATTACGTTAAGCTGCGGAGTGGCAGCTTGTGTTCCTCAAACCCAAGACAGTTCTCACTGTCTGGTCAAAGCGGCCGATCAGGCTTTATACCAAGCCAAGGCCAGTGGCCGCAATTGTATTGTTAGTGCTCATTCGCTCTAG